The following coding sequences are from one Chlamydiota bacterium window:
- a CDS encoding glycosyltransferase family 4 protein produces the protein MIIGGAQENTLLTVEGLCQKSNYEVTLITGPEKGPEGDLLDQLQTNPSFQLIIEPSLRRNIHPIRDVVACLKLFFLFRRSHFDIVHTHSSKAGVLARLAAHGARVPVVIHTIHGLPFYPYQNKMINLLYRILERWAARWTDRIITVADAMRDQAVQAKVAPLEKFTTIRSGMNLNPFLRRDYDVTKIRSRLGIGPQDCVIGKIARLFHLKGHEYLIEAAQKVVAQFPEVKFLLVGDGILKESLIEKIKMGNLERNFIFTGLVQPEEIPQLISAMDLVVHVSLREGLAKVLPQALASGKPVISFDIDGAREVVQEGINGFLIPPCDTLSLSEAMIKFLKDADLSHKMGQKGMKFVDPYFRKEYMVEQIEALYSKLLTLNLKL, from the coding sequence ATGATTATTGGAGGGGCTCAGGAGAACACGCTTCTTACGGTGGAAGGCCTTTGTCAAAAATCAAATTACGAAGTCACTTTGATTACAGGGCCTGAAAAGGGGCCTGAAGGGGATTTATTAGATCAGCTTCAAACCAACCCATCTTTTCAACTCATTATTGAACCTTCTTTAAGACGAAATATTCATCCTATTCGGGATGTGGTGGCATGTTTAAAACTATTCTTTCTTTTTCGCCGATCGCATTTTGATATTGTTCATACCCATAGCTCTAAGGCTGGAGTTCTTGCAAGACTTGCAGCCCATGGGGCAAGGGTTCCTGTGGTGATTCACACGATTCATGGTCTTCCATTTTATCCGTATCAAAATAAAATGATCAATTTGCTGTATCGCATTTTAGAACGTTGGGCTGCCCGATGGACAGATCGAATTATTACCGTGGCTGATGCCATGCGAGATCAAGCCGTTCAAGCAAAGGTAGCCCCTCTTGAAAAGTTTACCACCATTCGAAGCGGAATGAATTTAAATCCATTTCTTCGAAGAGATTATGATGTAACAAAAATCAGGAGCCGTTTAGGAATAGGCCCCCAAGATTGTGTGATCGGGAAAATTGCACGTCTGTTTCATTTAAAGGGCCATGAATATTTAATCGAAGCTGCCCAAAAAGTGGTGGCTCAATTTCCTGAAGTGAAATTTTTGCTCGTAGGGGATGGAATTTTAAAAGAATCATTGATCGAGAAAATTAAAATGGGGAATCTCGAAAGAAATTTTATTTTTACAGGTCTTGTGCAACCAGAAGAAATTCCTCAACTTATATCAGCGATGGACCTTGTCGTCCATGTCTCTCTTAGAGAAGGCCTAGCAAAGGTTTTGCCGCAAGCTCTTGCTTCTGGAAAGCCCGTCATTTCTTTCGATATTGATGGGGCACGAGAGGTGGTTCAGGAGGGGATAAACGGATTTTTGATCCCTCCATGTGATACATTATCTCTGTCTGAGGCCATGATCAAGTTTTTAAAGGATGCTGATCTATCTCATAAAATGGGTCAGAAAGGAATGAAATTTGTGGATCCTTATTTTAGAAAAGAATACATGGTTGAACAAATCGAGGCCCTGTACTCCAAGCTTTTAACTTTGAACCTTAAACTTTAA
- a CDS encoding glycosyltransferase family 39 protein has protein sequence MTEKKFLKQKSISTLLVVVLAVLWISYLTRSLLLNEWGMEFGILLGRRVWELLEFGSVIFVSGLVGIKVTRLFLPRISYALCCAYGVGLGLGFLALYIFFCGRLGFLRMETVIYFFLFSSLVGFKEALLFIRKTKEKWIRIRLIENADLTTWILRGVVILSGIMLLTGAYSPILDYDSLEYHVGIPDLYLKAGKIFPISSNMFSHFPMNVEMLYLVFLLLGKVGFIKLLNVFFAGLSGFLIYQFTGPIWGKKSALLSLALFLCSIHLAGVAWLGKSDLGLVYFSLAALLLFLEANSRNRMLSGIFAGLALGSKTTALIYVWACLFLVGGFQFIREKKKGKILLSGLLFLIFSLLVVSPWWLKNWIETGDPIFPFGYPLFQNHFWPLELYQRLKVHYGTLSLTHQTNLANSFTWMIQHADDFIPTAYIGLPLIFLSLKEPKLLALFIYVSAGYILGFLKTTGDSRFLLPVFPALSILAGVSFTQFRSSVPLRRIMACAFSIFMIWNLGFMTLYLEGLGAERSLFSLESTPKYLRHRLPPYRAVEFLNRAMKPGEKVLLVGEARVFYLKRDVLASTPFDVPVIVQYLEGAKNSGEIYQRLRSDGISYILIHQNEMRRLDHSFPHWSDRIDGRKLNLFLRDYSKPVFHQEKGGIDIYKIIKP, from the coding sequence ATGACAGAAAAAAAGTTCTTAAAACAAAAGTCAATCTCAACCCTTCTGGTTGTTGTCCTTGCTGTTTTGTGGATAAGTTATCTGACCCGTTCGCTTCTTCTCAATGAGTGGGGGATGGAGTTTGGGATTTTACTTGGGAGAAGGGTTTGGGAACTGCTCGAGTTTGGATCAGTGATTTTTGTTTCGGGACTTGTTGGGATAAAGGTGACACGTTTATTTTTACCTCGAATCTCCTATGCCTTATGCTGTGCATATGGAGTGGGACTCGGGTTAGGATTCTTAGCTCTTTATATCTTTTTTTGTGGTCGTCTAGGATTTTTAAGAATGGAGACGGTCATTTATTTCTTTCTTTTTTCGAGTCTTGTGGGGTTTAAGGAAGCTCTTTTATTCATTCGTAAGACGAAAGAGAAATGGATTCGCATCCGGTTAATAGAAAATGCTGATCTTACAACATGGATTCTTCGCGGGGTTGTCATTCTCTCTGGAATCATGCTTTTGACTGGGGCTTATAGTCCTATTCTTGACTATGATTCTTTGGAATATCATGTAGGTATTCCAGATCTTTATCTCAAGGCCGGAAAAATATTTCCCATTTCGAGTAATATGTTTTCCCATTTTCCGATGAATGTCGAAATGTTATATTTGGTTTTTTTACTTTTAGGAAAAGTTGGATTTATAAAACTTTTAAATGTATTTTTTGCGGGGCTCTCAGGTTTTTTGATTTATCAATTTACAGGTCCAATTTGGGGCAAAAAATCGGCTCTTCTTTCACTTGCACTTTTTTTATGCTCCATCCATCTTGCGGGCGTTGCGTGGCTCGGTAAATCGGACCTTGGACTCGTTTATTTCTCTCTAGCAGCCCTTCTCTTGTTTTTGGAGGCAAATTCCAGAAATAGAATGCTTTCAGGTATTTTCGCTGGACTGGCTTTAGGGTCAAAAACGACGGCCTTAATTTATGTTTGGGCCTGTTTATTTTTGGTTGGGGGTTTTCAATTTATCAGGGAAAAGAAAAAAGGAAAAATTCTTTTAAGCGGCCTTCTTTTTCTGATTTTTTCTCTGCTTGTGGTTTCGCCCTGGTGGTTAAAAAATTGGATCGAAACAGGAGATCCGATTTTTCCATTTGGATATCCTCTTTTTCAAAACCATTTTTGGCCTCTTGAACTGTATCAACGCCTCAAGGTTCATTATGGAACCCTATCCTTGACTCATCAAACGAACCTTGCAAATTCTTTTACCTGGATGATTCAACATGCGGATGATTTTATTCCAACGGCTTATATTGGACTGCCCCTGATTTTTCTGTCGCTTAAAGAGCCCAAACTTTTAGCTTTGTTCATCTATGTTAGCGCAGGATATATACTTGGATTTTTGAAAACCACGGGGGACAGTCGTTTTCTCTTACCTGTTTTTCCTGCCCTTTCCATACTCGCAGGGGTATCGTTCACCCAGTTTCGTTCGTCAGTGCCCTTAAGAAGGATCATGGCGTGTGCTTTTTCTATTTTCATGATTTGGAATTTGGGGTTCATGACCCTTTATTTAGAAGGTTTAGGGGCAGAACGTTCTCTCTTCAGCCTGGAATCTACTCCAAAATATTTGCGGCATCGACTCCCTCCCTATCGGGCGGTAGAATTTCTCAATCGAGCAATGAAGCCTGGTGAAAAAGTCCTTTTGGTGGGTGAAGCACGTGTATTCTATCTGAAGAGGGATGTTCTTGCCTCCACTCCCTTTGATGTTCCGGTGATTGTACAGTATCTGGAAGGGGCAAAAAATAGCGGGGAAATTTATCAGCGCCTTCGATCCGATGGGATTTCATACATTCTTATTCATCAGAATGAAATGAGGAGGCTGGATCACTCGTTCCCGCATTGGAGTGATAGAATAGACGGGAGAAAGTTAAATCTGTTTCTTCGAGATTATTCTAAACCTGTTTTTCACCAGGAAAAAGGCGGGATCGATATTTATAAAATTATAAAACCCTGA
- a CDS encoding glycosyltransferase family 4 protein: MTKNFTRDRKKVCFFTTDSSWGGAEKIVCGLIRRLSRKTYDISLVTLKGDDRLIERVKPFCERTLNLRVRGIFDLRAFFRLVQFLKEGQFHIFHLFLFHANLIGRILGRLLRIPVIVAAQQSMDVWRRYPHVLLDRWTSHLCDAIISFAQIGKERLVAVEKISPEKIHVIYNSLNLEEVPKKLEAGGMELEKKEKMCDGRGAREERRGEKDARFRAASQKSLGISSNAVVVGMVANFRKMKGHRYFIEAADILLKERKDFYFVIAGEGKDREKYELEVKKRGITGRFRFLGFVANIYEALALMDIFVLPSEWEGLPLSILEAMAFGVPVIATNVGGVPEVIEHEKTGLLISPRDPIAIRDAVLKILNHPEKTQKMVEAGCCQIQQNFSEEKMIRQTLEIYEDLLGRKKFFFRTT, encoded by the coding sequence ATGACGAAGAATTTCACGCGGGATAGAAAGAAAGTTTGTTTTTTTACCACGGACTCCTCTTGGGGTGGGGCGGAAAAGATTGTTTGTGGTTTGATTCGCAGGCTGTCTAGGAAAACCTACGATATTTCTTTGGTGACCTTGAAGGGTGACGATAGATTAATTGAACGTGTGAAGCCTTTTTGTGAGCGCACATTAAATCTTCGTGTTCGAGGTATATTTGACCTTCGGGCGTTTTTCAGATTAGTTCAATTTTTAAAAGAAGGGCAATTTCATATTTTTCATCTTTTTCTCTTTCATGCCAATCTGATCGGCCGTATTTTGGGGCGTTTGCTTCGAATCCCCGTGATTGTTGCGGCTCAGCAGAGCATGGATGTATGGAGGCGATATCCCCATGTTCTTCTGGATAGATGGACCTCCCATCTTTGTGATGCGATTATTTCCTTTGCCCAAATTGGTAAGGAAAGACTTGTTGCGGTAGAAAAGATTTCACCAGAGAAAATACATGTGATTTATAACAGTTTAAATTTGGAGGAAGTACCCAAAAAGCTAGAAGCTGGAGGCATGGAGCTAGAAAAGAAAGAGAAAATGTGTGATGGAAGAGGCGCGAGGGAAGAAAGACGAGGGGAGAAGGACGCAAGGTTTCGAGCCGCAAGCCAGAAGTCATTGGGTATATCTTCCAATGCTGTTGTCGTGGGCATGGTTGCCAATTTTAGAAAAATGAAAGGTCATCGCTATTTTATAGAAGCGGCAGATATTTTATTAAAGGAGAGAAAAGATTTTTATTTTGTGATTGCAGGGGAGGGAAAGGATCGTGAGAAATACGAACTTGAGGTTAAGAAACGGGGGATTACTGGGCGTTTCCGCTTTCTAGGATTTGTAGCGAATATTTATGAGGCCTTGGCTTTGATGGATATTTTTGTTCTTCCCTCTGAATGGGAGGGGCTTCCCCTTTCAATCCTTGAGGCGATGGCGTTTGGGGTTCCTGTGATTGCAACAAATGTGGGAGGAGTTCCTGAAGTGATTGAACATGAAAAGACAGGGCTCTTGATTTCTCCAAGGGATCCGATTGCAATTCGGGATGCTGTTCTTAAAATATTAAATCATCCTGAAAAGACTCAAAAAATGGTTGAAGCAGGATGTTGCCAAATTCAGCAGAATTTTTCCGAAGAGAAGATGATTCGTCAGACCCTTGAGATTTATGAGGATTTGCTGGGGAGAAAAAAATTTTTCTTTAGAACAACCTGA
- a CDS encoding glycosyltransferase family 4 protein: MKKILFFTQGPFENASSRVRVYQFLPGLESYGYQCQVLPALPEKEFHRYYLDSTFLGKCSFFGKMGLERIKHLFQLGGYDIIFLQREIFPCLPPFFEKIISLKAKKVVFDFDDAIFFSKRKPWLSGFQEFKIRRIMGWSDLVLAGNETLASFALDSHSNVHLLPSAVDTRRYVPLDKQVKSSELVIVWMGSPSTLHYLEEIRPVLEELSRETPFQLRVIGACPSSDWGMGAKFIPWDWKTEVQYLQTSDVGIMPLKDGLWERGKCGYKLLQYMACGLPVVASPVGVNQEIVEEGVNGFLAKDEKEWKKKLILLLKDASLRKKLGEAGRKTVEERYSLEQVFSCLLNLLNNLIES; this comes from the coding sequence GTGAAAAAAATCCTTTTTTTTACCCAAGGTCCTTTCGAAAACGCCTCTAGCCGTGTGCGTGTTTATCAGTTTCTGCCAGGCTTAGAGAGTTATGGGTATCAGTGCCAAGTTCTTCCTGCGCTCCCTGAAAAGGAGTTTCATCGTTATTATCTTGATTCAACTTTTTTGGGAAAGTGTTCTTTTTTTGGAAAGATGGGACTAGAAAGAATAAAACATCTTTTTCAACTGGGAGGATACGATATTATTTTTTTACAACGTGAGATATTTCCATGTCTTCCTCCCTTTTTTGAAAAAATTATTTCTCTGAAAGCGAAAAAAGTGGTTTTTGATTTTGACGATGCTATTTTTTTTTCCAAAAGAAAGCCCTGGTTATCAGGGTTCCAGGAGTTTAAGATTCGCCGTATTATGGGATGGAGTGATCTTGTGCTTGCTGGAAATGAAACGCTTGCTTCATTTGCGCTTGACTCTCATTCCAATGTTCATCTTTTGCCTTCTGCTGTGGATACGCGGCGTTATGTTCCCCTTGATAAACAGGTAAAATCTTCAGAACTTGTGATTGTATGGATGGGATCTCCCAGCACGCTACATTATTTAGAGGAGATTAGGCCGGTGTTGGAAGAACTTTCTAGAGAGACACCTTTTCAGCTTCGTGTTATTGGGGCTTGTCCCTCGTCTGATTGGGGTATGGGTGCGAAATTCATTCCATGGGATTGGAAGACAGAAGTTCAATATTTACAAACTTCTGATGTAGGCATTATGCCCTTGAAAGATGGGTTGTGGGAAAGAGGGAAGTGCGGCTATAAACTTCTTCAATACATGGCTTGCGGTCTTCCCGTGGTGGCTTCCCCTGTGGGGGTCAATCAAGAGATTGTTGAGGAGGGTGTTAATGGGTTTTTAGCCAAGGACGAGAAGGAGTGGAAGAAAAAACTGATATTGTTACTAAAAGATGCGTCTTTAAGAAAAAAACTGGGAGAGGCAGGTCGAAAAACAGTTGAGGAAAGATACTCACTTGAGCAAGTCTTTTCCTGTTTGCTGAATTTGCTCAACAATTTGATTGAATCATGA
- a CDS encoding glycosyltransferase family 2 protein, with protein sequence MNVMGLMNQRWFNIRLLSKILPGGAWKNFLKRCYWKLKRKWQRVWLYQYWIYKNTPDKKELKRQKELSSQYNYHPLLSIIVPVYNPKKLDLIQCIQSVLNQSYDHWELCLADGGSDQSYVRKILEKFSRQDSRIKVSFLPQNLGIAGNSNEALALVTGEYVGLLDHDDLLAPFALFEVVKLLNQDPTLDFIYSDEDKVSRSSRRRHTPHFKPDWSPDTLLSCNYITHFSVMRKRLVEDVGRFQKGFDGSQDYDLILRVTGKTSRIAHIPKILYHWRESDASVASGASNKLYAYPHAKKALESYLGRKGVEAEVLDGKALSLYRVKYHLSPGQKITIIIPTQDKVDLLKTCIDSIFRKTDYKDFEILIVDNQSVKQETYDFYERIGKEKRVRIIHYPKPFNFSAMNNFAVSHVTSEHILFLNNDTEVINNEWLSAMLEFSQRKDVGAVGAKLYYPNDTVQHAGVIIGLWRGAGHSHKYAARSSHGYMGRLSIIQNLSAVTAACMMVRKEVFEEVGGFDEKMAVAFNDVDFCLKICEKGYLIIFTPYAELYHDESTSRGRDDTREKRLRSLQEIEYLRERWKFIFEKGDPYYNPNLTLDSEGFDLKF encoded by the coding sequence ATGAATGTCATGGGCTTGATGAATCAAAGATGGTTTAACATTCGTTTGCTTTCCAAAATCCTTCCAGGAGGGGCATGGAAAAATTTTTTGAAGAGGTGCTATTGGAAGTTAAAAAGAAAATGGCAACGGGTTTGGCTATATCAATACTGGATTTATAAGAATACACCGGACAAAAAGGAGTTAAAAAGGCAAAAGGAACTTTCTTCGCAATATAACTATCATCCTCTCCTCAGTATCATTGTGCCGGTCTATAATCCTAAAAAACTGGATCTCATCCAGTGCATTCAGTCCGTTCTCAATCAATCCTACGATCACTGGGAACTTTGCCTGGCGGATGGAGGATCTGATCAATCCTATGTGAGAAAAATTCTGGAAAAATTTTCCAGGCAGGATTCTAGGATCAAAGTATCTTTTCTTCCCCAAAATTTAGGTATTGCTGGAAATTCGAATGAGGCATTGGCCCTCGTAACAGGGGAGTATGTGGGACTTCTGGATCACGATGATTTGCTTGCACCTTTCGCGTTATTCGAAGTGGTTAAACTTTTGAATCAGGATCCAACCTTGGATTTCATTTATTCAGACGAAGATAAGGTTTCCAGAAGCAGCAGGAGGAGACATACGCCTCACTTTAAGCCTGATTGGTCACCAGATACGTTATTGTCTTGTAATTATATTACCCATTTTTCCGTGATGAGAAAAAGGCTTGTCGAGGATGTAGGTAGATTTCAAAAGGGTTTTGATGGTTCTCAGGATTATGATCTTATTCTTCGCGTGACAGGGAAAACTTCTCGAATAGCCCATATTCCCAAGATTCTCTATCACTGGAGGGAATCAGATGCATCTGTTGCTTCGGGTGCCAGTAATAAGTTGTACGCTTATCCTCATGCGAAGAAGGCACTCGAGAGCTATCTCGGTAGAAAGGGGGTAGAGGCTGAGGTTCTGGATGGAAAGGCGCTGAGTCTGTATCGGGTGAAATATCATCTTTCACCGGGTCAAAAAATAACGATTATTATTCCGACCCAAGATAAAGTGGATTTGCTTAAAACCTGTATTGATTCGATTTTTAGGAAGACGGACTACAAGGATTTTGAAATTCTGATTGTTGATAATCAAAGCGTTAAACAGGAAACGTATGATTTTTATGAAAGGATTGGCAAGGAAAAGAGGGTAAGAATAATCCATTATCCTAAACCCTTTAATTTTTCTGCTATGAATAACTTTGCGGTTAGTCATGTTACTTCGGAACATATTCTCTTCTTGAACAATGATACAGAAGTGATCAACAATGAATGGCTTTCGGCCATGCTGGAATTTTCTCAGAGAAAGGATGTAGGGGCTGTCGGGGCAAAACTTTATTATCCAAACGATACAGTCCAACACGCAGGGGTCATTATAGGATTATGGAGGGGAGCTGGACATTCTCATAAATACGCTGCTCGTTCAAGTCATGGTTATATGGGAAGACTAAGTATCATACAGAATTTAAGTGCGGTGACGGCGGCTTGTATGATGGTTCGTAAGGAGGTGTTTGAAGAGGTTGGAGGATTTGATGAGAAGATGGCAGTTGCTTTTAACGATGTGGATTTTTGTTTAAAAATTTGCGAAAAAGGATATCTCATTATCTTTACCCCTTATGCAGAACTTTATCATGATGAATCGACAAGTAGGGGGCGTGACGACACACGTGAAAAAAGATTAAGGTCTCTTCAAGAAATAGAATATTTAAGGGAGCGCTGGAAATTCATCTTTGAAAAAGGGGATCCTTACTATAATCCCAATCTGACTCTGGATAGTGAAGGCTTTGATTTAAAGTTTTGA
- a CDS encoding glycosyltransferase, with the protein MNSTHSDDRNVTLKRRLINVFKHFYYSRKKRFFRFFNENFYLKRYPDVHAAVEKGRFSCGLEHYIRRGQGDGLLANFPYETLSSSFYQEISQVQDEWVFLKDFLASDHQMKILPAQHPQLSIILDVQANLEWILNIILLVMKENLPSFEMILIDRVGQGARSKDLLERIQALRICQVNRKENFVTACDRASGLAKGEYLLFLEPEILFAPKSITSALECITSSHDVGAVGGKVVSRNGVLEEAGQFFWKNGSLVRYGSFNSPLKPMYMFKREMDCCSSPFLLTKRDLFLHLGGLAKGFKTLQASLADYSIQLSKLRKKIIYNPDTVIISRRTSEGFLKRFFLKFSTRDRGVLCRRHQDWFETRYEYKEENKLLVRLPRSQIKILYLDDFVPHLFFGAGFPRTNQILSGMVHLGYFVTFYPMNSTDENWSSIYKDIPREVEVMADNQTMGFDQFWNERGSYYDLVFVSRPHSMKILKSILLKSAHGVKKPKIVYDAEALFCLREIGRKRVMGEGLSPEEMTGQIREEVQMTDGSDCVVSVSENESKLFLEHGVKKVHILSHSAPVIFSKNSFEMRSDILFVGRLDGLLSPNFDALSWFLDKIFPLFSSCLNEDAFFRVVGLNADSHKGLEKNNKIRVMGAVADLKSIYEGARIFVAPTRFGAGISLKAIEAAAFGVPVIATSLVANQLGWENGAEILIADDPKIFAEQCLKLYQDKALWKQIQQGAFERVKREYSENVFLSHLKEILDAALER; encoded by the coding sequence GTGAATAGTACCCATTCAGATGATCGTAACGTGACTCTTAAAAGGCGTTTAATCAACGTTTTTAAGCATTTTTATTATTCCAGAAAGAAACGTTTTTTCCGGTTCTTCAATGAAAATTTTTATTTAAAACGCTACCCGGATGTTCATGCGGCCGTTGAAAAAGGCCGATTTTCTTGTGGTTTAGAACATTATATTCGTCGTGGACAGGGCGATGGACTCCTCGCGAATTTTCCCTATGAAACTCTTTCATCTTCGTTTTACCAGGAAATAAGTCAGGTTCAGGATGAGTGGGTTTTTTTAAAGGATTTTTTGGCGTCAGATCACCAAATGAAAATTTTGCCTGCACAACACCCTCAGCTTAGTATCATTTTAGATGTTCAAGCAAATTTGGAATGGATTCTGAATATTATTTTGTTGGTCATGAAAGAGAATTTACCTTCGTTTGAAATGATCCTGATTGATCGAGTGGGTCAGGGGGCTCGATCAAAAGATTTATTGGAGAGGATTCAGGCCCTAAGAATTTGTCAAGTGAACCGAAAGGAAAATTTTGTTACGGCTTGTGATCGGGCAAGTGGTTTGGCAAAGGGGGAATATTTATTGTTTTTAGAGCCAGAAATACTCTTCGCCCCTAAGAGTATCACGTCAGCCTTGGAATGCATAACTTCTTCCCATGATGTAGGTGCAGTTGGGGGAAAAGTGGTTTCAAGAAATGGTGTTTTGGAAGAAGCAGGACAATTTTTTTGGAAAAATGGGTCTTTAGTTCGTTACGGATCTTTCAACTCTCCCTTGAAACCCATGTACATGTTCAAACGTGAGATGGATTGTTGTTCAAGCCCATTTTTATTGACAAAGCGAGATTTATTTCTACATCTGGGAGGTTTGGCGAAGGGTTTTAAAACTTTGCAGGCGAGTTTGGCGGATTACAGCATTCAATTGTCCAAATTGAGAAAAAAAATTATTTATAATCCTGATACAGTCATCATTTCTCGGCGGACGTCAGAAGGGTTTCTGAAAAGATTTTTTTTAAAATTTTCAACCAGAGATCGAGGTGTTTTATGCAGACGGCATCAAGATTGGTTCGAAACAAGATACGAATATAAGGAAGAAAATAAGCTTTTGGTGAGACTTCCAAGATCTCAAATAAAAATTTTATATCTGGATGATTTTGTTCCTCATCTATTTTTTGGAGCAGGGTTCCCTCGAACAAATCAGATTCTGTCTGGAATGGTTCACTTGGGGTATTTTGTTACTTTTTATCCTATGAATTCTACAGATGAGAATTGGTCTAGTATTTATAAAGATATTCCCAGGGAAGTGGAGGTGATGGCGGACAATCAAACAATGGGTTTTGATCAGTTTTGGAATGAAAGGGGAAGTTATTATGATCTTGTCTTTGTGAGCCGTCCTCATAGTATGAAAATTCTAAAATCCATTCTTTTAAAGAGTGCTCATGGTGTTAAAAAACCCAAAATTGTGTATGATGCAGAGGCACTCTTTTGTTTGAGGGAAATTGGGCGTAAGCGAGTGATGGGAGAAGGGCTTTCTCCTGAAGAGATGACGGGGCAAATAAGGGAAGAGGTGCAAATGACGGACGGAAGTGATTGTGTTGTTTCTGTTTCAGAGAACGAGAGTAAGCTATTTTTAGAACATGGGGTAAAAAAAGTCCATATTTTGAGCCATTCTGCTCCAGTTATTTTTTCGAAAAATTCTTTCGAAATGAGGAGTGATATTCTCTTTGTTGGACGTCTTGACGGTCTTCTCTCTCCGAACTTCGATGCACTTTCTTGGTTTTTAGATAAAATTTTCCCCCTTTTCTCAAGTTGCCTAAATGAGGATGCTTTCTTCAGAGTTGTGGGATTAAATGCGGATAGCCATAAGGGATTAGAAAAGAATAATAAAATTAGAGTGATGGGGGCGGTGGCCGATTTGAAAAGTATTTATGAGGGGGCCCGAATTTTTGTTGCGCCCACACGTTTTGGAGCAGGAATTTCACTTAAGGCTATTGAAGCAGCGGCTTTCGGAGTTCCTGTCATTGCAACCTCCCTGGTTGCTAATCAACTGGGATGGGAAAATGGGGCTGAAATTTTGATTGCGGATGATCCGAAAATTTTTGCTGAGCAGTGTCTCAAGCTTTATCAGGATAAAGCACTTTGGAAACAGATACAACAGGGCGCTTTTGAAAGAGTTAAAAGAGAATATTCCGAAAATGTTTTTTTGTCTCATTTGAAAGAGATTTTGGACGCAGCGCTTGAGAGATGA
- a CDS encoding ABC transporter ATP-binding protein, with the protein MSKPIIEVQNLSKLYHFGSLRPTTLKEVFQYEWSRRVKKRLEARGSPASPDSSVRQVEAGRLEVKAPPLRSLDRQNFSEGPSPETFWALKDVSFSLEPGEVVGIIGNNGAGKSTLLKILSQITLPTEGRAILRGRVGSLLEVGAGFHPDLTGRENIYLNGAILGMKKSEIQKRFDEIVSFSGIEKFIDTPVKHYSSGMYVRLGFSVAAHLDSEILFVDEVLAVGDVEFQKKCLDKIEELVGKGRTVLFVSHDMERVQRLCRRAILIKKGALSFDRSSEEALNQYLGGSEDLLKPNLSDHKISGVQLHIQILSENGEPVSEIPSGKGLRFVIEVRSERPIQKADLGIGINDVWGHRIVTFHTHYQSSLHSNIHESAVFKVFWPEVFLCPGLYGVAVGLHEDENMIAYWPNIALLKISTSDYFKTGKLPNPDHQGHVLARAVWEVSTA; encoded by the coding sequence ATGTCAAAACCTATTATAGAAGTGCAGAATCTTTCAAAACTATATCATTTTGGCTCTCTACGCCCAACCACGCTTAAGGAGGTATTTCAATATGAATGGAGTCGGCGAGTTAAAAAAAGGCTCGAGGCTCGAGGCTCGCCCGCCTCGCCAGACTCGTCCGTTAGGCAAGTCGAGGCTGGGAGGCTCGAAGTAAAAGCCCCACCTCTTCGGTCTTTAGATCGACAAAATTTTTCAGAGGGTCCTAGTCCGGAAACTTTTTGGGCGCTAAAGGATGTTTCATTTTCTCTGGAACCAGGGGAAGTGGTTGGTATTATTGGGAACAATGGGGCAGGGAAATCAACCCTTTTAAAAATTTTATCTCAAATTACCCTTCCGACTGAGGGCCGAGCCATTTTAAGAGGCCGTGTGGGTTCACTTTTAGAGGTGGGTGCAGGTTTTCATCCGGATTTAACCGGCAGAGAGAATATTTATTTAAACGGGGCTATTTTAGGGATGAAGAAATCTGAAATTCAAAAAAGATTTGACGAGATTGTTTCATTTTCTGGGATCGAGAAATTTATTGATACACCTGTAAAACATTATTCCAGTGGAATGTATGTGCGATTGGGCTTCTCAGTTGCAGCCCATTTGGATTCTGAGATTTTGTTTGTCGATGAGGTTTTGGCTGTGGGGGATGTAGAATTTCAAAAAAAGTGTTTGGACAAAATTGAGGAGCTTGTAGGTAAAGGTCGAACAGTTCTTTTTGTGAGTCATGATATGGAAAGGGTTCAGCGGTTGTGTCGGAGGGCCATTTTGATTAAAAAAGGAGCTCTTTCTTTCGATCGATCTTCTGAAGAAGCATTGAACCAATATTTAGGGGGTTCTGAGGATCTTCTAAAACCGAATCTTTCGGATCATAAAATTTCGGGAGTTCAGCTTCATATTCAAATTCTTTCTGAAAATGGAGAACCTGTAAGCGAAATTCCGAGTGGGAAAGGTTTGCGTTTTGTCATTGAGGTCCGTAGTGAAAGACCTATTCAGAAAGCAGATCTGGGAATTGGTATTAATGATGTTTGGGGGCATCGAATTGTAACTTTCCATACGCACTACCAATCTTCTTTGCATTCAAATATTCATGAGAGCGCTGTATTTAAGGTTTTTTGGCCAGAGGTTTTTCTTTGCCCTGGGCTCTATGGCGTAGCAGTAGGACTTCATGAGGATGAGAATATGATTGCTTATTGGCCTAATATCGCTCTCTTAAAAATTTCCACCAGTGACTACTTTAAAACAGGGAAACTACCTAACCCTGATCACCAAGGGCATGTTTTGGCTCGGGCGGTATGGGAAGTTTCAACTGCGTGA